In the Wyeomyia smithii strain HCP4-BCI-WySm-NY-G18 chromosome 2, ASM2978416v1, whole genome shotgun sequence genome, one interval contains:
- the LOC129721639 gene encoding probable WRKY transcription factor protein 1 isoform X3 — protein sequence MAPGANSNNNHNRQTGTKPKTKSSKKNAVPREVVAPTRRDLQQQLNVLVDWATVSGVTEAAVNSQQQPGTGVGVSSSQQNFLLKPRNNRTPGEGTCYEIDNLALQDNSRYIPVRPIVRRNLLSESAGIESGEQHNTAVGVVIPTTPNSALQTFRLNDPTGASSGGINNLINNTGSQKHIFNPFQQQQQQQQQLHQQQLRASPLSSRVPDGASQNQLNLNKNSNQQQQQLQQQQQQQQLYGVGAIGGGGATSRVNFEDKLNQIQEYIKLTTNLISSVQIDNLNGPRPQSVQSICTNNSTTPVQTPSYDELRYRVEGQSKNMQALKEQQAHLLRLQQAARQQLQEMEAIRNQTAASAVPLENFESVEQVQEGISGVMERMRVLATFIQNQQELGNLLGGDNDDVLNEQVMLQQKFQELRHKKAQMHNLVSELQNLNVEASRHFETVAPAAGVERNVPIELTNAPAPAADMKKATKTFNQNNVDHTMLNGTRGGSITPKVENMINNTAEGINEDEDEEEEAEAIAGTADMLNEKINEINAMKSQLRRLKEMMDTVKLIEMKTGDSANEEEDVPEENDDNADTDENSRSPSVASQISDQAGAAGGPTDKRREQLNQRVEALHAMTRDLREQAKSIAAERDALKVSRSEIQKRRNNVAELQHQAETQTAEKLTNHVASLVSSLPAGPKEREQMALKAELEQKRRELERIEKMTHNIKKNTELSQRNTEVAPPKVSSVSSAGSLQSPSHPPVIPPPPTSSAVNNTSASNATNHSKNSADSGVTDIFANAQLESGSYQSSSTRSLNMVPPMPDICNRADRYHRKSEEVSASAARTSPWPAHLFGGSGGVGPSSSNTGPQSPHPFPPFVGSDIQVSSAYPAYNVYPNYSNLLPPHTPNSAPPPPDPLMFQHFMQTQQMLMNLITQCNQLLWIQQREINNLNNAVLLLQERILANGNTSILLNDIHVPGAAAHIRAESTPPNNSLNSAGTLSGSVYSRARSEQPSMNHPQTPSSPYQTLPSNTLQHASYGGLGGNSTGQFHPFTPTTSHQSNAQFSINQQIQRNNTNISNANAAGSVNSSSSTQRNYRNLRHVNINTANNAIYEQQQQQQPLYSHQVSLQQHSNNFMNLNNPLQQTGAGNDDTNLQQQHYNNISVAAGGSGNLGPSNMINNLANGPTTTMQTGGALQQPPPCLNNLNNSSNNSNASQQTQALNNQVLPGVRANNYWDNFRSYSRQNLLSSNSCKSNEDSCTPSSGSCTNNINNQIQRNSNTNNYNNNAATGNTCSSIGQNANNKYPSNFNRNNSLSNVNQQAISDVGSNPHQPNMSHHQQTQQHYAALPSSQQQQLQQQPTQQQQQHQDSASFQQIPQTMFHQQQAQQQQQQQQQQQQQQQSQQHQNHHTPLNQSNSLDLSELQFHTNPINLGLANKSNHPKGSGHKKYPLSLRSCRDGSNSSGEVSSNFYAVGAHADMISDLNLATASNYQHDSKSSSKLFEALKENVYQEVKNLITANESRPHFLIQLFRELQLISSDPLRQRTLQSIQDLYNRYIETTLQQEQQEGHVNNIGSNNLLSSVAVPASVSGTVQNAESVVGGQQPVAAENLEVVEMEVSQNFTNARSQQQQQVAAAVYHFVPAAESTPNVANVTASSSGTNEGILGNELEAGELGVPSSEIISIIMGDIVSVINSVDYINDSVLCKIAGVICNHATGAPNGLFQSAQGQQQKTPERLLANPMLGPSMAAFLAQNDADFISREDFLRHLESWNRTDKDEFISNLENLLNNILLRSSAAEGDAAMVSSSNMNGDEEGQMRAQMQHQQQQQHLHDSLSSHGNGINTSADISTDNNETFASYSGNEVPFSPRGFSAVGPVGGGCGGRRLYGVSESDNISNGVSSSNGYASTTYDLAEADQICDLDKTISAGAVGGVASMAPNSNSEAMLHSMDDRRRMRQWMLDDDLADMPDRAAKEQQPQQNPDPRFGDVWKLEDE from the exons ATGGCCCCTGGAGCTAACAGTAATAACAACCATAATCGCCAGACGGGAACGAAACcgaaaacaaaatcatcaaagaaaaatGCTGTACCTCGAGAGGTAGTTGCCCCGACAAGACGAGATCTCCAGCAGCAACTAAAC GTTCTCGTCGATTGGGCTACGGTATCGGGTGTTACTGAAGCCGCTGTCAACAGTCAGCAACAGCCAGGGACAGGCGTTGGAGTTTCCAGCAGCCAACAGAACTTTCTACTCAAGCCTAGAAATAACCGTACTCCGGGCGAGGGAACGTGTTACGAAATTG ataacctTGCTCTGCAAGACAACAGTCGCTACATCCCGGTACGACCGATTGTCCGTCGGAATTTACTGAGTGAAAGTGCAGGGATCGAATCCGGCGAGCAGCACAATACCGCAGTCGGTGTAGTTATCCCAACCACTCCGAATTCTGCACTGCAAACTTTCCGCCTCAACGATCCCACAGGAGCTTCCAGTGGGGGCATTAATAATCTCATCAATAACACCGGCAGTCAGAAACACATTTTCAATCCCttccaacaacagcagcagcagcaacaacaactccACCAACAGCAACTGCGTGCGTCTCCGCTTAGCTCGCGTGTTCCAGACGGTGCATCTCAGAATCAACTCAATCTCAATAAAAACTCGaatcaacaacagcaacaattgcaacagcagcagcagcaacaacaactgtACGGAGTTGGTGCCATTGGTGGAGGGGGAGCCACTTCGAGGGTCAACTTTGAAGATAAACTGAATCAGATTCAGGAGTACATAAAGCTGACCACCAATTTGATCTCTTCGGTGCAAATAGATAAT CTCAACGGTCCACGACCGCAATCGGTTCAGAGCATTTGCACCAATAACTCCACGACCCCGGTGCAGACTCCATCCTACGACGAACTGCGTTATCGAGTAGAGGGTCAGAGTAAAAACATGCAAGCACTGAAAGAACAGCAAGCTCATCTACTGCGGTTGCAGCAAGCTGCCCGTCAGCAGCTACAGGAGATGGAAGCTATTCGCAATCAGACAGCGGCCAGTGCGGTGCCGTTGGAAAACTTCGAATCGGTAGAGCAGGTACAGGAAGGAATCAGTGGCGTTATGGAACGGATGCGTGTtctagctacattcattcaAAATCAGCAGGAGCTGGGTAATCTACTCGGTGGAGACAATGATGATGTGCTTAACGAACAGGTTATGCTGCAGCAAAAGTTCCAAGAGTTGCGCCATAAAAAGGCTCAAATGCATAATTTGGTATCCGAATTGCAAAACTTGAATGTTGAAGCGAGTAGACATTTCGAGACAGTAGCTCCGGCTGCGGGTGTCGAGCGGAATGTTCCGATCGAGCTGACAAATGCTCCGGCGCCGGCAGCCGATATGAAAAAGGCTACCAAAACTTTCAATCAAAACAATGTAGATCATACAATGTTGAATGGAACACGTGGTGGTTCTATAACACCGAAGGTTGAGAATATGATTAACAATACCGCAGAAGGTATCAAcgaggatgaggatgaggaaGAAGAGGCAGAAGCAATCGCTGGAACCGCCGATATGTTGAAtgaaaaaatcaacgaaatcaATGCCATGAAATCACAATTGCGACGTTTGAAGGAGATGATGGACACTGTGAAGTTGATCGAAATGAAAACCGGTGACTCTGCCAATGAAGAAGAAGATGTTCCCGAGGAGAATGATGACAACGCGGATACCGACGAAAACAGCCGTTCGCCAAGTGTTGCTAGCCAGATAAGCGATCAAGCGGGAGCCGCAGGAGGACCAACCGATAAACGTCGGGAGCAGCTGAATCAGCGAGTAGAAGCTTTACATGCCATGACACGTGATCTCAGAGAACAAGCAAAATCGATTGCCGCCGAAAGGGATGCTTTAAAAGTTTCTCGCTCGGAAATTCAAAAACGACGCAATAACGTAGCTGAACTTCAACATCAAGCCGAAACTCAAACCGCAGAAAAACTAACCAATCACGTGGCATCGCTCGTTTCTTCACTACCAGCAGGGCCAAAAGAGCGGGAACAGATGGCTTTGAAAGCTGAACTCGAACAAAAAAGACGCGAGCTGGAACGGATCGAAAAAATGACACATAACATTAAGAAAAATACTGAGCTCTCTCAGCGAAACACTGAAGTAGCACCGCCAAAAGTGTCATCGGTTTCCTCCGCAGGCTCGCTACAGTCTCCCAGCCATCCACCGGTGATTCCTCCTCCGCCGACGTCTTCCGCAGTTAACAACACAAGCGCCAGCAACGCCACGAATCACTCGAAAAACTCCGCTGACTCCGGTGTTACCGATATATTCGCTAACGCCCAGCTTGAGTCCGGTAGCTACCAGTCTAGTAGCACTCGCAGTTTAAACATGGTTCCACCAATGCCAGATATTTGCAATCGCGCCGATCGCTACCATCGTAAATCCGAGGAGGTCTCTGCGTCAGCAGCTCGAACTTCACCCTGGCCGGCTCATTTGTTCGGAGGAAGTGGCGGAGTTGGTCCGTCAAGCTCTAATACTGGACCACAAAGTCCTCATCCGTTCCCTCCGTTCGTTGGTTCGGATATTCAGGTAAGCTCTGCCTATCCGGCCTACAATGTTTATCCGAACTACTCAAATCTGCTACCCCCGCACACACCCAATTCGGCCCCACCACCACCGGATCCGTTGATGTTCCAGCACTTTATGCAAACTCAGCAAATGTTGATGAActtaataacacagtgcaaccaGCTGCTGTGGATCCAACAGCGGGAGATCAACAATCTGAACAATGCAGTACTGCTT CTCCAAGAACGTATTCTGGCCAATGGAAACACCAGTATTCTATTGAACGATATCCACGTCCCCGGTGCCGCTGCTCACATACGGGCTGAATCTACTCCGCCCAACAATTCGCTCAACTCCGCTGGTACACTTTCCGGTTCGGTCTACAGTCGAGCTCGCTCCGAGCAACCATCAATGAATCATCCGCAAACCCCTTCCTCACCATACCAAACACTCCCATCAAACACCCTTCAACATGCGTCGTACGGTGGCCTCGGTGGAAATTCCACTGGCCAATTTCATCCTTTCACCCCAACCACATCACACCAGTCTAACGCGCAGTTCTCGATTAATCAACAAATTCAGCGCAATAATACTAACATCTCAAACGCTAACGCTGCCGGTTCGGTCAATAGCAGCAGTAGTACCCAGCGCAACTATCGCAATCTCAGACACGTAAACATTAACACCGCTAACAATGCGATCTacgaacagcagcagcagcaacaacctCTGTATAGTCACCAGGTCTCTCTACAGCAGCACTCGAATAATTTTATGAACCTCAACAATCCGCTACAACAGACGGGAGCAGGGAACGACGACACGAATCTGCAGCAGCAGCATTATAACAATATTTCCGTGGCAGCCGGTGGTAGTGGCAACCTCGGCCCATCCAACATGATTAATAACTTGGCGAATGGTCCGACTACAACCATGCAAACGGGAGGAGCCCTACAACAGCCACCGCCTTGCCTGAACAATCTGAATAATAGCAGTAACAACAGTAACGCTTCCCAGCAAACGCAAGCACTTAATAACCAGGTCCTACCGGGAGTACGTGCCAATAATTATTGGGACAATTTTAGAAG TTACTCAAGACAAAATCTTCTGTCGAGCAATAGCTGCAAAAGTAACGAAGATTCCTGTACACCAAGCTCCGGCAGTTGCACCAACAACATCAACAACCAAATTCAGCGCAATAGTAACACaaacaactacaacaacaaTGCCGCCACCGGAAACACGTGCAGTTCCATTGGCCAGAACGCCAACAACAAGTATCCTTCGAACTTCAACCGCAACAATTCGCTTAGCAATGTCAACCAACAGGCGATATCCGATGTAGGTTCTAATCCGCACCAGCCAAACATGTCTCATCATCAACAAACACAACAGCACTACGCAGCTCTGCCATCATCACAACAGCAGCAGCTGCAGCAACAGCCtacccaacaacaacaacagcaccaAGATTCGGCATCTTTCCAACAGATACCACAAACGATGTTTCATCAACAGCAAgcacagcaacagcagcagcagcagcagcaacaacaacagcagcagcaatcgCAACAACATCAAAATCATCATACCCCTTTGAACCAATCAAATTCTTTAGATCTCAGTGAGCTGCAGTTCCACACCAATCCGATCAATCTGGGTCTGGCCAACAAGAGTAACCATCCGAAAGGTAGCGGTCATAAGAAGTATCCACTTTCGCTGCGTTCTTGCCGCGACGGTAGCAACTCCAGCGGTGAAGTGAGCTCTAACTTTTACGCCGTTGGTGCACATGCGGATATGATCAGTGATTTGAATTTGGCCACCGCTAGCAACTACCAGCACGATTCCAA ATCGTCCTCGAAATTGTTCGAAGCCTTGAAGGAGAATGTCTACCAGGAAGTTAAAAACCTCATCACCGCCAACGAATCTAGACCGCACTTCTTGATCCAACTGTTTCGAGAACTGCAGCTTATCTCATCGGATCCGCTGCGTCAACGGACGCTGCAGTCGATTCAGGACTTGTACAACCGTTACATCGAGACTACCCTACAACAGGAACAGCAGGAAGGTCACGTAAATAACATAGGCAGTAATAATTTGCTTTCTTCGGTAGCCGTACCGGCCTCGGTCAGCGGTACCGTTCAAAATGCAGAGAGTGTGGTAGGAGGACAGCAGCCAGTGGCTGCCGAGAATTTGGAGGTGGTAGAAATGGAAGTTTCTCAGAACTTTACCAACGCACGAAGTCAACAGCAACAACAGGTGGCAGCGGCGGTTTATCACTTTGTTCCTGCGGCGGAAAGCACTCCCAATGTAGCCAATGTCACAGCGTCCAGTTCCGGCACCAATGAGGGTATTCTCGGCAATGAGCTAGAGGCTGGCGAGCTAGGTGTTCCCAGCTCGGAAATAATCAGTATCATTATGGGTGACATCGTCTCGGTTATTAATTCGGTAGATTACATCAATGACTCGGTTCTATGCAAAATTGCCGGCGTAATTTGCAATCATGCAACGGGTGCCCCTAATGGGCTGTTCCAGAGTGCACAAGGACAGCAGCAGAAGACCCCGGAGCGGCTATTGGCCAATCCTATGCTCGGACCGTCGATGGCTGCCTTTCTAGCACAGAATGATGCTGACTTCATCAGCCGGGAGGATTTCCTTCGACATCTAGAGAGTTGGAACCGAACCGATAAAGACGAATTTATTTCGAATCTAGAGAATTTGCTGAATAACATTTTGTTGAGATCATCCGCCGCCGAGGGTGATGCAGCAATGGTCTCGTCTTCGAACATGAACGGTGACGAGGAAGGACAAATGAGAGCCCAAATGCAAcatcaacagcaacaacagcatcTTCATGACTCCTTGTCTAGTCACGGCAACGGCATTAACACGAGCGCGGACATCAGTACCGATAACAACGAAACGTTTGCCTCCTACTCTGGCAACGAGGTTCCGTTTTCTCCACGTGGATTTTCTGCCGTTGGTCCTGTTGGTGGGGGATGTGGCGGTCGAAGATTGTACGGTGTGTCCGAAAGTGATAACATTTCCAACGGAGTGAGCAGTTCCAACGGTTATGCTTCAACAACGTACG